A stretch of DNA from Triticum dicoccoides isolate Atlit2015 ecotype Zavitan chromosome 2A, WEW_v2.0, whole genome shotgun sequence:
AACTGAAAATAGATAATCTGGAAATATCAATCTGTATTTAGTCGTCCTACAAGAATAACATGCGGCACGCAGAATTGCTACCACGACAAAAAACTAATCAAATCTCATGAAGTGTCGCATATGATGGAAACGAAGATTTATTGTGCATAATTAAATCTCATTAAGTGTCTCATATGATGGAAATGAAGATATATTGTGCCTTATCCCAAATTTAATGTCCATGGACTAAATGAGAAACAGATTTTGCGGAAGGATTTCTTTTTTAAGTTCTATCCACACGTTCAAGTGTGGCTATTAAAGCGAAACATATTTCATATATGCCAAACAATCACTATTTACCTTTATCAAAAAAAGACACAGCATACAGGGTTTTGATTTTCCACCATAATTCATGCATATAAATGTGACTGATCTGTCCACTCATAAAGAAAAAACTAAAATTGTACTGTAATTCAATTAAACAGAGTAATCATATGACTAACTATGTTATCAGATGGCAGGCGAACAATTCTAGCAAACGCAAAAAATAGTATGATCAGTTGGGACCACTTCTGATTTTGCTTGCTCACACACCAACCACAAACATGATCACCGCCAAGTATTTAACCAGTTTGCCGCCGAGTTTAGTTACCACTAACCAGACGTGAATAATCAATTATTAATGATAATGAAGTTAATCAAACAAATTTTTCCATAAAAACACTTATGCATGAAGACCACAAGAAATTAAGATATAACATGCAATCACTAAAGTACAAGGGATGGCCCATCTAAATTTACCATATGAGATCCTTGATCGAATTTCTATAAACATTTAAGAACTTGCATTGATGAATTATAGTTCCTTCGATGATTCGATGTCGCTTGCACAAAATTAGTATATTCATACATCAGAGCAATAGAGCAATGCCCAATCCTTACACATGTATAATGGTGTGAATATGCGAGTTAGACCTAGATGTTACTAACAAGTGTTCTTTGCATAATTAATGAATAAGTGTAGTATTTTCTGACTAGCCAGAATCAATCTTTGTGCATACATCCTGCCATACTGTACCTTGCCAAATAAGCCCCCAAAAGCAGTAGTATTAAAAAAATTGAAACAGAATAACACTTACAGGACTACAGGAACCACAACAAGAAATTTTCTGTTGCGAGTAAGCTGCTTGCCGTTGTCCATTTGCTCCCACCAGGTCAATCGATTATACATCCCCTGATCATCAGCAAATGGAGTTCCCTTCTTCCAGTGGAAGAAGTGGTATGTAATCTGAAATGAAGATTCAATTAGGAAAGCAATGAAAATAGAAAAGTAATTTCTAGATAGTATGTTTCATTCTATAATCTTATGAGAAAAATAGCAATATATTTTACTTCCAGAACTGAGGTTGGGCAAACTAGAACTGCGGTATTCACAGCCAGAATGATTTCATGGATTTTGCCACTACATTATTATACTTAAAGTAGCAAAAGAATGATTAAAGGCAAGCTATTTATTTGGCTATTATGAAACAGTAAACATTCAAACTAGAATACACTTCATGTGAAGGTTAATCTCCATGCCAATTGAGTAAACATTCAAACTAGAATACATTCAAACTAGAATACACTTCAAACTAGAATACACTTCATGTGAAGATTATACATCCCCCGGGTTGAACCTATCAAGGTTTTTGAGTCGCCGAGTCAAGCCAAGTCGCCGAGGCTGCGGCTAGTGACTTGCTGGCTTGAGTCAGCGACTTGGCTTGATTAGTCGCCCCAAGTCGCCATGGCACAACAGTACATAGAGCAGCAGAGCACATAGATATACAGCAGCAGAAGAGCACATATACAACAGAGAAAATATACTACATCTAAGCAGAGCACATATAGAGCCCACCCTGCGCTCTCTTTCCTTCGGTCCTCCTCCTTCCCCAGTCCCCACATGATCACATATACAGCAGCAGCAAGCCACGCGAGCCAGTGAGCCAGCGAGTCGTGCGACTAATCACCCCAAGTCGCCGGCGAGCCACGTGAGTCGCGCGACTTGCcccctgagtcaagtcacctgcgcGAGCCAGCCACGCCGCGACGACTTGGCAATTAGTCGGCGACTAATCGGCGATTAGTCGGCGACTCAAAAACAGAGGAACCTATTCTCTAACACGACGCATCACCTCTGATTCTTTGCAGTCTTTAGGGACGAAGGAAATGCTTCGTATATAGATACTGACTTAGGGTGTATTAAGGACAATACGAGCTTGGAAATGTGGCAAATTGTGGTTAATTCGCCCTAGCAAGTAGTCGGTACTATCCAAGAATACATGAATGATATATATAGTAAACAGACAGTGTAGGGAGCACTGCATAACTATATGATATCTAAGCTAAAAAGCACTGTATAACTATATGAACTCTGTGCTAAAAAGTCTTTGGAAGTGTACGTCAGCAGACAGAATGCTAATCGGTGTACTCTGCTATTTCAGCTACTATACACCCAACAGGGGCATAACTATGGTTTGCTATTTCAACACTTTGAGGATGGAAGGGGAGACATCAATCCTTGCTAGTGATACTTATCTAGTCTGTATACCCATAAGGCAGGAACATgcaaaacataacaacaaaatgaTGGTAAGCTGAAACCTGAATGCATAGAGGATTAGATAGAAATCCTAAAACACCGTGGTGCATGGACTGAAATGCTGGCTACCGTGGAGGCTTGGAATTCCATTAGTCCCAAACTACGGCTAGTGCTTGCTGGCACGCGAATGATGAGTGGTTGAGTAGGGGGGACGCATCCAGCACCAGTAGGGTGGGAAAGCCAAGCCAATACTAGCACCAACAATTAGTTGGCAGGTTGGGCGAATGCGTCATAGCAATTTGTAGCTAGGGGAGGCGATGGGTAGGCAGATGCGAACGATCTATCCCAATTCCTGACCGCACGAAGCAAGCAATCGATGTAAACTAACTCGAGCCGCAGGCCTTCAGATCCACGGGGGGGCGCCCAAGCCAACCAAGCAGCCAATCCCCATCGCAATCCTAATCCAGGAGAGAGGCGGAGATATGTNNNNNNNNNNNNNNNNNNNNNNNNNNNNNNNNNNNNNNNNNNNNNNNNNNNNNNNNNNNNNNNNNNNNNNNNNNNNNNNNNNNNNNNNNNNNNNNNNNNNNNNNNNNNNNNNNNNNNNNNNNNNNNNNNNNTGGCCGAGGTTGACGAGCGTCCAGGCCATGCCGGGGGTGCAGCCGAAGATGGAGAGGATGAGGAGCCAGGAGACGAAGAGGATGAAGATGTAGGTGGTCCAGACCCCCGGGTACATGAACCACTCGGTGTTCTTGTTCAGATCCG
This window harbors:
- the LOC119356046 gene encoding ORM1-like protein 3, with the translated sequence MAKLYVQAVPPPDLNKNTEWFMYPGVWTTYIFILFVSWLLILSIFGCTPGMAWTLVNLSSFQITYHFFHWKKGTPFADDQGMYNRLTWWEQMDNGKQLTRNRKFLVVVPVVLYLIASHTTDYQHPMLFLNTIAVTVLVVAKLPNMHKVRIFGINAGN